A stretch of the Candidatus Curtissbacteria bacterium genome encodes the following:
- the murJ gene encoding murein biosynthesis integral membrane protein MurJ, with the protein MLEIFKNGASIFKKRQEDILSAAFVIAFSVAISRILGLVRYRLLASRFGDDIHLLDSFIAASILPDAIFEVLILGTIALAFIPIFSQYLSRDKIEKAWELSSNMITIGVVIFAVFAVIIIALANFIAPVIAPGVVENTPETQGLIANLLRIMILAQFFFVISIFLTGILQSHQRFLIPALASILYNVGIIFGIIFLTPMFGIFGPAIGMIIGAILHLLFQLPLALSLGFRYKPKIDFKNKDVKEMFSLMWPRSLALALIRAADVVNIALASIVTIGSVTAYNFAQVLQVVPTALFAASIAQAALPSLSIEFNAQRKEQFKKIFLNSFHQILFLVLPAAAILAILRIPAVRLAFGAKDFPWDLTVLTGRTLIAFSVGIVAQAASLLLTRSFYAIRDSITPVKVTAVIVTLSIILNLFLIKVLNLSIMYLAINYSVANILNALTLLYLLDRKVNFNKKELLVPALKMIFITILTAISLYIPMKLLDQLVFDTTRTFGLILLTGVASLVGLSVYIFFSWLLKVQEVQIFWGLGKKIVSFPNKLANPAPTSIEAQENR; encoded by the coding sequence GGACTGGTTAGGTACCGTTTACTCGCATCTCGCTTTGGTGACGATATCCACCTTCTGGATAGTTTTATTGCGGCTTCGATCTTACCCGACGCCATTTTTGAAGTACTAATTCTAGGCACAATTGCCCTAGCTTTCATCCCTATATTTTCCCAATATCTTTCTCGCGACAAAATCGAGAAGGCCTGGGAGCTTTCTTCAAATATGATCACAATCGGGGTGGTAATTTTTGCAGTTTTTGCAGTCATTATCATTGCACTCGCAAACTTTATCGCGCCCGTTATAGCGCCAGGTGTAGTTGAAAACACGCCAGAGACTCAAGGACTTATTGCCAATCTTCTAAGAATAATGATTCTTGCACAATTCTTTTTTGTAATCTCGATTTTTTTAACCGGAATTTTGCAGTCTCATCAAAGATTTTTAATTCCCGCCCTCGCTTCAATCCTTTATAACGTCGGAATAATATTCGGAATCATATTTTTAACGCCAATGTTTGGCATTTTTGGTCCAGCCATCGGCATGATTATTGGAGCTATTCTGCACTTACTTTTCCAGCTGCCTCTGGCGCTGTCATTAGGTTTTAGATACAAGCCAAAAATAGATTTTAAAAATAAAGATGTTAAAGAAATGTTTTCTCTTATGTGGCCACGATCTCTTGCCCTTGCCTTAATTCGTGCAGCAGATGTTGTTAATATTGCTCTTGCTTCCATCGTCACAATTGGTTCCGTAACAGCATACAACTTCGCCCAGGTACTTCAGGTTGTCCCAACAGCCTTATTCGCGGCTTCGATTGCTCAAGCCGCACTGCCATCACTCTCGATCGAATTCAACGCTCAAAGAAAAGAACAGTTTAAAAAAATCTTTTTAAATTCCTTTCACCAAATACTTTTTTTGGTTTTACCAGCAGCAGCAATCCTCGCCATTCTTAGAATCCCGGCAGTCAGGCTCGCTTTTGGTGCCAAAGATTTCCCTTGGGACCTAACAGTTTTAACCGGTAGAACCCTGATCGCTTTTTCGGTTGGAATAGTTGCTCAAGCCGCAAGTCTTCTTTTAACTCGAAGTTTTTACGCAATCAGAGACAGCATTACACCCGTAAAAGTCACGGCTGTCATCGTTACGTTAAGTATCATATTGAACCTGTTTCTAATTAAAGTGCTCAACCTTTCTATAATGTATCTCGCGATCAACTATTCTGTCGCCAATATTTTAAACGCTCTTACTCTCCTTTATCTTTTAGACCGAAAAGTCAATTTCAATAAAAAAGAACTTCTTGTTCCCGCACTCAAAATGATATTTATTACTATTCTGACGGCTATTTCTCTTTATATTCCAATGAAACTTCTCGACCAATTAGTTTTCGACACTACACGAACGTTTGGACTTATTCTTCTAACAGGGGTAGCATCATTGGTCGGCCTTTCCGTTTACATCTTTTTCTCCTGGCTCCTAAAAGTCCAGGAAGTTCAAATTTTCTGGGGCCTGGGCAAAAAGATAGTTTCCTTCCCCAATAAGCTGGCAAACCCGGCTCCAACTTCCATCGAAGCACAGGAAAATAGATAG
- a CDS encoding DnaJ domain-containing protein, with protein MASKEDYYEILGVNKSASAEEIKKAYRTKARKHHPDVDKTSGAEEKFKQINEAYQVLSDPQKKSAYDQYGHSAFEPGGGFGGAGQGRGGYQTYSWSNMGQGDGAGFDFSGFSDPFDIFESIFGERSPFGRQARLPRYLVNVDFMDAIHGAEKEIEVNGKRQKIKIPPGVDNGSEIQFKDFILVVQVGSHPKFQRRAADVISEKQFSFTELALGTEAKIETVDGNVKIRVPAGTQPGTQIRLKGQGIKRVSGPAKGDHYVIVRLKVPTRLSKEQKRLLEELDNLS; from the coding sequence ATGGCCAGTAAAGAAGACTACTATGAAATCCTTGGCGTCAATAAAAGCGCTAGTGCAGAAGAAATAAAAAAGGCATACCGCACCAAAGCGCGCAAGCATCACCCCGACGTCGACAAAACTTCAGGCGCCGAGGAAAAATTCAAACAAATTAACGAAGCGTACCAGGTACTTTCTGACCCGCAGAAGAAAAGCGCCTACGACCAATATGGCCATAGCGCCTTTGAACCGGGCGGCGGTTTCGGTGGTGCTGGGCAAGGACGGGGCGGTTACCAAACCTACAGCTGGAGCAATATGGGACAGGGCGATGGAGCAGGATTCGACTTCAGCGGATTTTCCGACCCATTTGATATTTTCGAAAGTATCTTCGGTGAAAGATCACCTTTTGGACGACAAGCACGGCTCCCCCGCTATTTAGTAAACGTCGACTTTATGGACGCGATTCATGGAGCGGAAAAAGAAATCGAAGTAAATGGCAAAAGACAAAAAATAAAAATCCCCCCCGGCGTTGACAACGGTTCCGAAATCCAATTCAAAGATTTTATTTTAGTAGTTCAAGTTGGTTCTCATCCTAAATTTCAAAGACGCGCAGCAGACGTTATCAGCGAAAAACAATTTTCGTTTACAGAACTCGCCCTTGGAACAGAAGCCAAAATAGAAACAGTCGACGGCAACGTTAAAATACGAGTTCCAGCAGGCACCCAACCCGGAACTCAAATCCGTCTTAAAGGTCAAGGAATTAAACGCGTCAGCGGCCCCGCCAAAGGCGACCACTACGTCATCGTCCGCCTCAAAGTCCCAACTAGATTATCCAAAGAGCAAAAAAGATTACTCGAGGAGTTAGATAATCTATCCTGA
- the dnaK gene encoding molecular chaperone DnaK, which yields MSKVVGIDLGTTNSVVSVVEAGKPKVIHSAEGRNIIPSVVDPEKHIVGDVAKRQMVVNPKTTIFSIKRLMGRKYKDPEVQRDIKWLPYEVKEGRDGMAIVSVEGKDYTPQEISAMILQKIKADAESYLGEKVEKAVITVPAYFDDSQRQATKQAGEIAGLEVERIINEPTAAALAYGLDKAHAHTIAVYDLGGGTFDISILELGEGVFEVKATNGDTHLGGDDFDQKILEFLADEFKKESGVDVKEDRQALQRLRDAAEKAKIELSSTTETEISIPYLTADAAGPKHLQLKLSRAKLESIVGELVEKTFGPVKDALKDAKLENSKIDEVILVGGMTRMPLVSQKVKEFFGKEPHKGLNPDEVVAIGAAVQGAVLTGEMKEMVLLDVTPLTLGIETLGAVSTPLITRNTTVPTSKTEVFSTAADNQTSVEINVLQGERPMAADNKSLGRFILDGIPPSPRGMPQVEVTFDLDANGILNVKAKDKATGKEQSIKITGSTGLTDEEIQRMTKEAEEHAKEDEAKKEEIETRNKADSLTYQAEKALKDGGDKVPAEIRTEVEEKIKAVKEVQSSGSIEEVKAKTDELSAVLSKIGESMYQGQQAPGTEGQTTEANDQTPPENGQPKADGDVQEGEVVKE from the coding sequence ATGAGCAAAGTAGTAGGAATAGATTTAGGAACAACAAATTCAGTAGTTTCTGTAGTCGAAGCTGGGAAACCAAAAGTAATCCACAGCGCGGAAGGCAGAAACATAATTCCGTCTGTCGTCGACCCCGAAAAACACATCGTTGGGGATGTTGCTAAGCGCCAGATGGTCGTAAACCCCAAAACAACAATTTTTTCAATTAAAAGATTAATGGGTCGCAAATATAAAGACCCCGAAGTTCAAAGAGACATTAAATGGCTCCCATACGAAGTCAAAGAAGGCCGCGATGGCATGGCTATCGTTTCGGTCGAAGGCAAAGATTACACTCCACAAGAAATTTCGGCAATGATCCTTCAAAAGATCAAGGCGGACGCTGAAAGCTACCTCGGTGAAAAAGTCGAAAAAGCAGTTATTACTGTTCCCGCCTACTTCGACGATTCACAAAGACAGGCAACCAAACAAGCTGGCGAAATTGCTGGTCTTGAAGTAGAAAGAATCATCAACGAACCGACAGCAGCCGCGCTTGCTTATGGTCTCGACAAAGCCCACGCGCACACAATCGCGGTTTACGATCTTGGTGGCGGAACTTTCGATATTTCAATCCTCGAGCTGGGTGAAGGCGTTTTCGAAGTTAAGGCAACAAATGGTGATACTCACCTTGGTGGAGACGATTTTGACCAAAAAATCCTCGAATTTTTGGCAGACGAGTTCAAAAAAGAATCAGGCGTCGACGTTAAAGAAGACAGACAAGCTCTGCAAAGACTTAGAGATGCTGCCGAAAAAGCAAAGATCGAGCTTTCGTCTACAACTGAAACTGAAATTTCGATCCCCTACCTCACAGCAGACGCAGCCGGTCCAAAACATTTGCAGCTAAAACTTTCACGCGCGAAGTTAGAATCGATCGTCGGTGAATTAGTCGAAAAAACTTTTGGTCCTGTAAAAGATGCTCTCAAAGACGCCAAACTCGAAAACAGCAAAATCGATGAAGTAATTCTTGTCGGTGGTATGACCAGAATGCCGCTCGTGTCACAGAAAGTTAAAGAATTCTTTGGTAAAGAACCACACAAAGGCTTGAACCCTGACGAAGTTGTCGCGATCGGAGCCGCAGTCCAAGGCGCTGTTTTGACCGGCGAAATGAAAGAAATGGTTCTTTTGGATGTTACCCCGCTAACTTTGGGTATCGAAACATTAGGCGCAGTTTCAACACCACTTATCACAAGAAACACAACCGTCCCAACATCTAAAACAGAAGTATTCTCAACGGCTGCCGACAACCAAACATCCGTCGAAATTAACGTTCTGCAGGGTGAGCGGCCAATGGCAGCAGACAACAAATCTCTCGGCCGCTTCATTTTAGACGGCATTCCGCCTTCACCCAGGGGTATGCCACAAGTCGAAGTCACATTCGACCTTGATGCAAATGGAATCCTAAATGTTAAAGCAAAAGACAAAGCAACCGGCAAAGAACAGTCAATAAAAATTACCGGATCTACTGGTCTAACCGACGAAGAGATTCAAAGGATGACCAAAGAGGCCGAAGAACACGCCAAAGAAGACGAAGCCAAAAAAGAAGAAATCGAAACAAGAAACAAAGCAGACTCCTTAACTTACCAAGCCGAAAAAGCGCTCAAAGACGGGGGAGACAAAGTTCCAGCAGAAATCAGAACCGAAGTCGAAGAAAAAATTAAAGCCGTCAAAGAAGTTCAATCATCTGGGTCAATCGAAGAAGTCAAAGCAAAAACAGACGAACTCTCAGCCGTACTATCAAAGATAGGCGAATCTATGTACCAAGGCCAACAAGCACCTGGCACAGAGGGGCAAACAACCGAAGCCAACGACCAAACTCCACCGGAAAACGGCCAGCCTAAAGCGGACGGAGACGTCCAGGAAGGCGAAGTCGTAAAGGAGTAG
- a CDS encoding nucleotide exchange factor GrpE gives MSKNKKTVKNDNTDKKVKDEKELVDPQVSQLEGQLKRALADYQNLERRIDEERRLLGTLTSALVIEKLLPVLDNLENAQKHLNDKGLEMVISQFKEVLRQEGVEEIQAEGTQFDPNEHEAIEVVELENAKGPERSRGDKVVKVLRKGYKINDKVLRPAQVAIGRSQKEENNQRIEKKEATEEYSSSE, from the coding sequence ATGAGTAAAAACAAAAAGACTGTCAAAAACGATAACACGGACAAAAAGGTAAAAGACGAGAAAGAATTAGTTGACCCACAAGTATCACAACTCGAAGGTCAACTGAAGCGGGCACTCGCCGATTATCAGAACTTAGAGCGAAGAATCGATGAAGAAAGACGACTGCTCGGGACTTTAACATCGGCCCTGGTTATCGAAAAACTTTTACCCGTTCTCGATAACTTGGAAAATGCTCAGAAACACTTGAACGACAAAGGCCTCGAAATGGTAATTAGCCAATTTAAAGAAGTTTTAAGGCAAGAAGGCGTCGAAGAAATACAAGCAGAAGGAACACAATTTGACCCAAACGAACATGAAGCAATTGAGGTTGTAGAATTAGAGAACGCCAAAGGCCCCGAGCGAAGTCGAGGGGATAAAGTGGTGAAGGTTTTAAGAAAAGGTTATAAAATAAATGATAAGGTCCTAAGACCGGCGCAAGTGGCGATAGGCCGAAGTCAAAAAGAAGAAAATAATCAACGAATAGAGAAAAAGGAGGCAACCGAAGAATATTCTTCGAGCGAGTGA
- a CDS encoding elongation factor 4: MEIRNFAIIAHIDHGKSTLADRIMEICGAIKAGHQEQLLDSLELEREHGITIKLKAIRLVYSRQSTVNGKTNEDNREPTTVNRQPVQNFILNLIDTPGHVDFGYEVSRSLASVEGAVLIVDATQGVQAQTLSNFNLALDANLTLIPVINKIDSPQAEVEKTEEELIGLGFTKEEIIKVSAKTGENVEAVIAEIIKKVPEPNSSSRHSERSEESQTKKRSFGLRPQDDNKGLQALIFDSSLDPYKGVIASVRLFGGSLKVGDEAAFVATGKKATILQIGYLSPKPTFVEEITAGQVGFIVTNTKDLQSVKVGDTVTLASEPQKALPGYQEAKPVVFLSLFPTDTADLSKLKDGIEKLKLNDASLSFAPESSTSLGQGFRVGFLGLLHAQITQERLEREYDLDIIATSPSVNFMIGDELVNKPQEFDPAAKDVKEPYAKVTLFTPEKYYGIISNLVHDRRGEIVNFENIGNLSKIEANMPLLEIIIGFYDNLKSSTSGYASMDFEVTDYRPANLSKLDILVNHESVEGLSQIVPKEKAAEIGRKLVERLKDAIPRQQIAVPIQAAVGGTIVARETVASFRKDVTQKLYGGDVTRKMKLLEKQKKGKKRMRRFGNVDIPQEAFLAVLKI, translated from the coding sequence ATGGAGATCCGCAATTTCGCAATCATTGCCCACATAGACCATGGCAAGTCGACGCTTGCCGACCGTATTATGGAAATCTGCGGCGCGATAAAAGCTGGTCACCAGGAACAACTGCTGGATAGCTTAGAACTAGAGAGAGAACACGGCATCACGATCAAACTCAAAGCTATCAGACTTGTTTACAGTAGACAGTCAACAGTTAACGGTAAAACAAATGAAGACAACCGTGAACCGACAACCGTGAACCGACAACCGGTTCAAAATTTCATTTTGAACCTCATCGACACTCCCGGACACGTCGATTTCGGCTACGAAGTATCGCGTTCTCTAGCCTCTGTCGAGGGAGCAGTCCTAATTGTCGACGCAACGCAAGGTGTTCAAGCGCAAACGCTTTCCAACTTTAATCTCGCACTGGACGCAAATCTAACGCTCATTCCGGTCATTAATAAAATCGACTCTCCTCAAGCAGAAGTCGAAAAGACGGAAGAAGAGCTGATAGGTCTAGGATTCACTAAAGAAGAAATAATAAAAGTTTCCGCCAAAACCGGAGAAAATGTTGAAGCAGTAATTGCGGAAATAATTAAAAAAGTTCCAGAACCAAACTCCTCCTCTCGTCATTCTGAGCGAAGCGAAGAATCTCAAACTAAAAAGAGATCCTTCGGCCTACGGCCTCAGGATGACAACAAAGGACTGCAGGCACTTATTTTTGATTCTTCTCTCGACCCCTATAAGGGAGTAATCGCCTCGGTGCGCTTATTTGGGGGAAGCTTGAAAGTAGGGGACGAAGCAGCTTTTGTTGCAACCGGCAAAAAAGCGACTATTTTACAAATCGGTTATCTTTCTCCTAAACCCACGTTCGTAGAAGAAATTACAGCTGGCCAAGTCGGCTTCATTGTCACCAACACCAAAGACCTTCAAAGCGTAAAAGTAGGCGATACTGTCACTTTAGCCAGCGAGCCACAAAAAGCGCTTCCGGGTTATCAAGAGGCAAAACCCGTTGTTTTTCTTTCACTTTTCCCGACAGATACAGCAGATTTATCCAAACTCAAAGACGGCATCGAAAAACTCAAACTCAATGACGCTTCACTTAGCTTTGCACCCGAATCATCAACAAGCCTCGGCCAAGGATTCCGCGTAGGATTTTTAGGCTTGTTGCACGCACAAATTACTCAAGAAAGGCTAGAGCGGGAATACGATCTGGACATTATCGCGACCTCTCCCTCCGTCAATTTCATGATAGGCGACGAACTCGTCAACAAACCGCAGGAATTTGACCCAGCGGCTAAAGACGTCAAAGAACCATACGCAAAAGTTACACTTTTTACCCCGGAAAAATATTATGGAATTATCTCCAACTTAGTCCACGATAGAAGAGGAGAGATAGTAAATTTCGAAAACATCGGTAACCTTTCCAAAATAGAAGCAAACATGCCGCTTCTCGAAATCATAATTGGTTTTTACGACAATTTAAAAAGTTCTACTTCCGGTTACGCTTCTATGGACTTTGAAGTCACAGATTATCGACCTGCCAATCTTTCAAAACTCGACATTCTTGTAAATCATGAAAGCGTAGAAGGTCTTTCGCAAATAGTTCCCAAAGAAAAAGCGGCAGAAATCGGCAGGAAACTAGTTGAACGACTAAAGGATGCAATTCCCAGGCAACAAATCGCGGTTCCAATCCAAGCAGCAGTCGGAGGCACGATTGTTGCCCGCGAAACTGTCGCATCTTTTAGAAAAGACGTCACGCAAAAACTTTATGGCGGAGACGTCACCCGAAAGATGAAGCTTTTGGAGAAACAGAAAAAAGGTAAAAAGCGAATGAGAAGGTTCGGAAACGTCGACATCCCTCAAGAAGCCTTCCTAGCAGTTTTAAAAATATGA
- a CDS encoding NUDIX domain-containing protein, protein MIPIVNIVASPVTFNDKFLLIRRIKPPYEGLWSLVGGKIEYGEHIEDAIIREVKEETDLDVKFVAVCGIVVEILYDKNKKVTGHYLMWICETQPKQDTSKEMGEGAIRWFTKEELLENKEKVIPSDFAMVQEFFLKPKRELKIHKSHMLENGKTYELEYFGI, encoded by the coding sequence ATGATCCCAATTGTCAACATTGTCGCAAGCCCCGTAACTTTCAACGATAAATTTTTGTTAATCAGGAGAATTAAGCCTCCTTACGAGGGTCTGTGGAGCCTGGTCGGAGGCAAGATTGAATATGGAGAGCATATCGAAGACGCGATTATAAGAGAAGTAAAGGAAGAAACAGACCTCGATGTAAAATTCGTCGCAGTTTGTGGAATAGTTGTAGAGATCCTTTACGACAAAAACAAAAAAGTAACAGGCCATTATTTAATGTGGATTTGCGAAACTCAGCCCAAACAAGATACATCAAAAGAAATGGGGGAGGGCGCCATTCGCTGGTTCACAAAAGAAGAGCTTCTGGAAAATAAAGAAAAAGTAATCCCGAGCGACTTTGCGATGGTCCAAGAGTTTTTCTTAAAACCAAAAAGAGAACTGAAAATTCATAAATCCCACATGCTGGAAAACGGCAAAACCTACGAACTCGAATACTTCGGGATATAA
- a CDS encoding DUF3800 domain-containing protein: protein MAYIFLDESGDLGFNSKKKNSKFFVITAVSIEDKKPLEKVVKKVHSQLRKKVKKLSGGVLHSYKEKPRTRLSLLKLLNKKEITIMTIYLNKEKVYTRLRQQKHVLYNYVTNILLDRIMTKKLVDTNKNVTFIAAKRETNKFLNENFKDYIEKQTIDNHKVKISVQIKSPSEEKSLQATDFVSWAIFRKYEKLDGIYYDVIKKKIVEENGLFK from the coding sequence ATGGCTTATATATTCTTGGATGAATCAGGAGACTTGGGATTTAACTCGAAAAAGAAAAATTCAAAATTTTTCGTCATCACTGCTGTTTCAATCGAAGACAAAAAGCCTCTTGAAAAAGTAGTCAAGAAAGTGCATTCACAACTTAGGAAAAAAGTTAAAAAATTAAGCGGTGGCGTGCTCCACTCTTACAAAGAAAAACCCAGAACCCGATTAAGTCTTCTCAAACTCTTAAATAAAAAAGAGATCACAATAATGACTATTTATTTGAACAAAGAAAAAGTCTATACGAGGCTAAGGCAACAAAAACATGTTCTTTACAATTATGTTACCAATATTTTACTTGACAGAATCATGACCAAAAAGCTGGTTGATACCAATAAAAATGTAACTTTTATAGCAGCAAAAAGAGAAACAAATAAATTTCTTAATGAAAATTTTAAAGATTATATCGAGAAACAAACCATTGATAATCACAAAGTCAAAATAAGCGTTCAGATAAAATCTCCATCAGAAGAAAAATCTCTGCAGGCAACGGATTTTGTTAGTTGGGCTATTTTTAGAAAGTATGAAAAATTAGATGGTATTTATTATGATGTGATTAAGAAAAAAATAGTCGAGGAAAATGGTCTATTTAAATAA
- a CDS encoding DUF5678 domain-containing protein, which translates to MAIDWSTIFKKYRGKWIALKDDEKTVIAAGETAVKALESAKKKGHQNPILVEMPKHLVPLTLQT; encoded by the coding sequence ATGGCTATTGACTGGTCGACAATTTTTAAAAAATATAGGGGTAAATGGATTGCTCTTAAGGACGATGAGAAAACTGTAATTGCTGCTGGCGAAACTGCAGTTAAGGCTCTTGAATCTGCAAAGAAGAAAGGTCACCAAAATCCAATTTTGGTGGAAATGCCAAAACACCTCGTGCCATTAACGTTGCAAACATAG